In the genome of Pelobacter seleniigenes DSM 18267, one region contains:
- the serC gene encoding 3-phosphoserine/phosphohydroxythreonine transaminase, giving the protein MAEKVYNFGAGPAMLPEPVMKKIQQEWLDYQGMGVSLIEISHRSKEFIALINEAQALFRELTGLPDNYRILFMHGGARMMFSAIPLNLAERVPSKRCLYVETGNFARLAAEEAELFYPVETIANSAATGYDRIPEIAPEMIDPAAAYLHITSNNTIFGTRWNKFPETSVPLVADMTSELLSRRIDFNKFGVVYAGLQKNLGPSGMAMVIVREDLLGFAAKQTPTLFNFAQCDKDNSLTNTTNTFAIYVIKLVLDWLKEQGGIDAIESLNQKKAARLYEVIDGSDFYRGIAHPEHRSIMNVSFRLASEELDRKFLAEADAIGLYALKGHRNAGGVRASIYNPMPYAGVEKLAVFMEEFERQNR; this is encoded by the coding sequence ATGGCTGAAAAAGTCTATAATTTTGGCGCGGGTCCCGCCATGTTGCCGGAACCTGTTATGAAAAAAATTCAACAGGAGTGGCTCGATTACCAAGGAATGGGTGTTTCGCTTATTGAGATTAGCCATCGTTCCAAAGAATTTATTGCTCTTATCAATGAAGCCCAGGCCCTGTTCAGAGAACTGACCGGACTGCCGGACAATTACCGCATTTTGTTTATGCATGGCGGCGCACGGATGATGTTTTCGGCGATCCCCTTGAATCTTGCGGAACGGGTTCCGTCAAAGCGGTGCCTCTATGTTGAAACCGGCAATTTCGCACGTCTGGCCGCAGAGGAAGCTGAGTTGTTTTATCCGGTGGAAACCATTGCCAACAGTGCGGCAACGGGATACGACCGGATTCCCGAAATAGCCCCTGAGATGATCGATCCGGCGGCCGCCTATCTGCATATTACCAGTAACAATACGATTTTCGGCACGCGCTGGAATAAGTTCCCGGAAACTTCGGTGCCGCTGGTCGCGGATATGACCTCCGAGTTATTGTCCCGGCGTATCGATTTCAACAAATTCGGGGTGGTTTATGCCGGTTTGCAGAAAAACCTGGGGCCGTCCGGGATGGCCATGGTCATTGTCCGTGAGGATCTGCTCGGCTTTGCAGCCAAACAGACTCCAACCCTGTTCAACTTTGCGCAGTGTGACAAGGATAACTCGCTGACCAATACCACCAATACCTTTGCGATCTACGTGATCAAGCTGGTTCTTGACTGGCTTAAGGAGCAGGGCGGGATTGATGCGATAGAATCGCTTAACCAGAAAAAGGCGGCCCGCCTGTATGAGGTCATTGACGGCAGTGACTTCTATCGCGGGATAGCCCATCCGGAGCACCGTTCGATCATGAATGTATCGTTCCGGCTTGCCTCCGAGGAGCTTGACCGAAAGTTCCTCGCCGAAGCGGATGCCATAGGTTTGTATGCATTGAAAGGTCATCGCAATGCAGGCGGAGTCAGGGCCTCCATCTATAACCCCATGCCTTATGCCGGAGTTGAGAAGCTGGCTGTGTTCATGGAAGAATTTGAGCGGCAAAATCGCTGA
- the aroF gene encoding 3-deoxy-7-phosphoheptulonate synthase, with product MIIVMKKGAGQAELAAVEAKIIELGYAPHIIYGETRNVIGAVGEEHGKEKLQILQSMPGVENVVPILKPYKLASLEVQPTPSAVEIVPGLVIGGKEFVVVGGPCSVESREQICETAVAVKEAGARLLRGGAYKPRTSPYSFQGMEEEGLKLLAEAREITGLPIVTEVVNPRDVELVARYADVMQVGARNTQNFALLKLLGQLDKPILLKRGMATTIQEFLMSAEYVLSEGNRRVILCERGIRTFETATRNTLDISAVPVLKQQTHLPVMIDPSHATGHASLIAPMSYAAAAAGADGLLVEVHPCPEKAASDGPQSLRPADFHAMMKKLREFVKVAERTMAD from the coding sequence ATGATTATTGTTATGAAAAAGGGCGCTGGGCAGGCCGAACTTGCCGCAGTTGAAGCGAAAATCATTGAACTGGGTTACGCTCCCCATATCATTTACGGCGAAACCCGCAATGTGATCGGGGCGGTTGGGGAAGAGCACGGCAAGGAAAAGCTGCAGATCCTGCAGTCCATGCCCGGGGTTGAAAATGTTGTACCGATTCTCAAGCCCTATAAACTGGCCAGCCTGGAAGTACAGCCGACCCCTAGCGCCGTAGAGATAGTTCCGGGACTGGTTATTGGTGGGAAAGAATTCGTCGTGGTTGGCGGGCCCTGTTCCGTAGAGAGTCGAGAACAAATCTGCGAAACCGCCGTTGCGGTCAAGGAAGCCGGGGCTCGGTTACTGCGCGGCGGAGCTTATAAGCCAAGGACCAGTCCTTACTCATTCCAGGGGATGGAAGAGGAAGGTTTGAAGCTTCTGGCCGAGGCGCGGGAGATTACCGGGCTGCCGATTGTGACCGAGGTGGTCAACCCGCGGGATGTCGAGTTGGTTGCCCGCTATGCTGACGTTATGCAGGTTGGTGCCCGCAATACCCAGAACTTCGCTTTGCTGAAGCTGCTCGGGCAGTTGGACAAGCCGATTCTGCTCAAACGGGGAATGGCGACCACGATTCAGGAGTTCCTGATGAGTGCCGAATACGTTTTGTCCGAGGGAAATCGACGGGTGATTCTGTGTGAACGCGGAATCCGTACTTTTGAAACAGCAACACGTAATACGCTGGATATTTCTGCTGTGCCGGTGTTAAAACAACAGACGCATCTGCCGGTGATGATCGACCCTTCTCATGCTACCGGGCACGCATCCCTTATTGCACCTATGTCTTATGCGGCTGCTGCGGCAGGAGCCGACGGCTTGCTGGTTGAAGTGCACCCCTGCCCGGAAAAAGCTGCGAGTGACGGTCCCCAGTCGTTGCGACCGGCAGATTTCCACGCGATGATGAAAAAATTGCGTGAATTTGTTAAGGTTGCCGAGCGGACCATGGCGGATTAG
- a CDS encoding alpha/beta fold hydrolase has product MTEIKKGKIQLSGGQLSYREAGSGETLFLMHGMNGSSASWERQMQFFCADFRTVAWDCPGYGDSDVVGGDVDDYVKALIETADQLGINRMILLGHSMGGVIAARVACRAPQLVAKLIISSSFPGRAMPVNTPLPERYTKRVEDMESLSRDEYASKRAMAMLPEGTNPEVFEKIKAIASRMRKDGLLAVADMVVHTDNRPILNQITCPTLVITASKDKVVPYELATDFLEQIPNVHHVSLEGVGHAAYLEDPQRYNELLSEFLADAFLPVS; this is encoded by the coding sequence ATGACAGAGATCAAAAAAGGCAAAATTCAGTTATCCGGAGGTCAACTCTCCTACCGGGAAGCAGGTTCAGGGGAAACACTCTTTCTTATGCACGGTATGAACGGAAGCTCTGCCAGTTGGGAAAGGCAAATGCAGTTCTTCTGCGCCGATTTCCGGACCGTTGCCTGGGACTGCCCCGGATATGGCGATTCGGATGTCGTCGGAGGTGACGTTGACGATTATGTAAAAGCTCTGATCGAAACCGCCGATCAACTCGGCATTAACCGCATGATTTTGCTTGGACATTCGATGGGAGGGGTGATCGCGGCCCGAGTAGCATGCCGGGCCCCGCAGTTGGTGGCAAAACTTATCATTTCTTCCAGCTTTCCTGGTCGAGCCATGCCTGTGAATACGCCGCTGCCAGAACGCTACACAAAGCGGGTGGAGGATATGGAAAGTCTCTCTCGGGATGAATATGCGAGCAAGAGGGCGATGGCAATGTTACCCGAAGGAACGAACCCGGAGGTTTTTGAAAAAATAAAAGCCATAGCGTCACGGATGCGTAAAGACGGTCTCCTCGCTGTAGCAGATATGGTCGTTCATACTGATAACAGGCCAATTCTGAATCAAATTACCTGTCCGACCCTGGTGATCACTGCTTCTAAAGACAAGGTGGTTCCTTATGAACTGGCGACTGATTTTTTGGAACAAATTCCTAACGTGCATCATGTGAGTTTGGAAGGGGTCGGCCATGCTGCCTACCTTGAAGACCCTCAGAGATACAACGAACTCCTCTCCGAGTTTCTTGCGGATGCCTTTCTACCGGTAAGTTGA
- a CDS encoding ABC transporter ATP-binding protein, which produces MSRQEKILQLKQLSVVLPLVNGDLHAVRDVSLELAQGETLGIVGESGSGKSMTALALLNLLPKKARRSAEQIRLKDIDLLCSTEKELASNILGKRVGMIFQEPMTSLNPVYTIGRQLSETMLMRKTVSTRQAEERAVYLLEKVGLKGAASRLKQYPHQLSGGQRQRVMIAMALMNDPELLIADEPTTALDVTVQAQILRLLKELQTEFGMSLILITHDLGVVSRMADKVAVMYAGQIVENGKVDEVLSRPRHPYTNGLLGCVPEPEMGERGERLGSIPGFVPAMIGQQQGCSFAPRCPRVLKKCWQCIPERTTINDTVDYLCHNPNPVLSTRECVIEGKKRAQVKDQPFIQVRAVEQIFTVRPNFMKPKQYLRAVAGVDLEIRRGEVLALVGESGCGKSTLAKVILGLNEPTSGKVLFDGKPLAELHNHKRAQLIQPIFQDPFSSLNPRRTIGEIIRRPLEVLGIGEKEWRRQEAIRMMGLVGLPERFYHRFPNQLSGGQRQRAAIARAIIVKPEVVICDEPTSALDVSVQSQILNLLLELRDELNLSYMFISHNLSVVGYMANRIAVMYLGKIVEIGSTRDIFNNPQHPYTKGLLGSALPIAPGAGVPETKLGGDFPNPLDIPSGCSFHPRCSLATVACKSITPELIESEGRYVRCSEVVN; this is translated from the coding sequence ATGAGTCGGCAAGAAAAGATTTTGCAGCTGAAGCAATTGTCTGTTGTTCTGCCGTTGGTCAACGGGGATCTCCACGCGGTTCGGGATGTCAGTCTTGAATTGGCGCAAGGAGAAACCCTCGGCATCGTCGGGGAGTCGGGGTCCGGTAAATCCATGACCGCTCTGGCACTGCTGAACCTGCTGCCGAAAAAAGCGCGCCGCAGTGCAGAGCAGATAAGGCTTAAAGATATCGACCTGCTTTGCTCCACGGAAAAGGAACTGGCCAGCAACATCCTCGGCAAGCGGGTCGGGATGATTTTTCAGGAGCCGATGACATCGTTGAACCCGGTCTACACCATCGGCAGACAACTTTCGGAAACGATGCTGATGCGCAAAACGGTCTCGACCAGGCAGGCCGAAGAGCGCGCCGTTTACCTGTTGGAAAAAGTGGGGCTCAAGGGCGCCGCCAGCCGCCTCAAGCAGTATCCACATCAGCTCTCTGGAGGCCAACGGCAGCGCGTTATGATCGCCATGGCGTTGATGAATGACCCGGAACTGCTGATCGCTGACGAGCCGACCACCGCACTTGACGTCACTGTGCAGGCTCAGATTCTCAGGCTGCTAAAAGAATTACAAACCGAGTTTGGCATGTCCCTCATCCTTATTACTCACGACCTGGGAGTTGTTTCCCGCATGGCGGATAAGGTTGCCGTTATGTATGCCGGGCAAATTGTAGAGAATGGCAAAGTGGATGAGGTGCTGAGCAGGCCGCGCCATCCCTATACCAATGGTCTGTTGGGCTGTGTGCCGGAACCGGAAATGGGGGAGCGTGGAGAAAGACTCGGATCCATTCCGGGTTTCGTACCGGCAATGATCGGTCAACAGCAGGGCTGCAGTTTTGCGCCGAGATGTCCTCGTGTCCTCAAAAAATGTTGGCAGTGCATTCCGGAGCGAACAACTATAAATGACACTGTCGATTATCTTTGTCATAACCCGAATCCGGTGCTCTCCACGAGAGAGTGTGTGATAGAGGGCAAGAAGAGAGCACAGGTTAAGGACCAGCCTTTTATTCAGGTGCGGGCTGTCGAACAGATATTTACTGTCCGTCCGAACTTTATGAAGCCCAAACAATACCTCAGGGCGGTCGCTGGTGTCGATCTGGAGATCAGGCGCGGCGAAGTTCTCGCTCTGGTTGGTGAATCAGGGTGTGGCAAGAGCACCCTGGCGAAAGTCATTCTCGGTTTGAACGAGCCGACCAGCGGCAAGGTTCTTTTCGATGGAAAACCTCTGGCCGAACTTCATAATCACAAGCGCGCACAACTGATCCAGCCAATTTTTCAAGACCCCTTTTCCTCCTTGAATCCGCGCAGGACCATCGGCGAGATCATCCGGCGGCCATTGGAGGTACTGGGGATCGGGGAGAAAGAATGGCGTCGTCAGGAAGCCATCAGAATGATGGGATTGGTCGGCTTGCCTGAACGTTTCTACCACCGTTTTCCTAATCAGCTCTCTGGTGGGCAACGACAACGAGCAGCGATCGCGAGAGCGATTATTGTGAAACCGGAAGTTGTAATCTGCGACGAACCAACGTCCGCACTGGATGTCTCAGTGCAATCGCAGATCCTTAACCTGCTGCTGGAGCTGAGAGATGAATTGAACCTTTCATATATGTTCATCAGCCACAACCTGTCCGTGGTCGGCTATATGGCAAATCGCATTGCAGTCATGTACTTGGGAAAAATCGTCGAGATCGGCAGTACCAGGGATATCTTCAACAATCCGCAGCATCCATATACAAAGGGGTTGCTCGGTTCGGCATTACCTATCGCTCCCGGAGCAGGCGTGCCGGAGACCAAACTGGGTGGAGATTTCCCAAACCCGCTCGACATACCGTCCGGCTGCAGTTTTCATCCGCGCTGTTCCTTGGCAACAGTTGCCTGTAAATCGATCACACCGGAGTTAATCGAAAGCGAAGGCCGCTATGTCCGCTGTAGTGAGGTGGTCAATTGA
- a CDS encoding ABC transporter permease encodes MASENNPVTEDIEVQDITPNQATWNRIKAHRGLQIGFGILSLMALCALAAPLLAPYDPYDQVLSQRLIPPVWTEFGTWDHLLGTDHLGRDYLSRLLFGTRISLLIGLGAAAIGGCIGVSLGVLAGYFGGKVDQAINFILTCKLALPNLLITMALVFLIGPSVKVVIFIIGAMHWTFFLVVSRAATLRVKELDYIASAEAIGCNKWQIIWHEIIPNLLNQIIVVFTLEVGVAILSESALSFLGLGVPAPNPSWGLMIAEGKAAMFYQPWLVIIPGIALFILVVSINLLGDGARDVTAPEHRS; translated from the coding sequence ATGGCTAGCGAAAACAACCCTGTTACTGAGGATATTGAAGTTCAAGATATAACTCCCAATCAAGCAACCTGGAACCGCATTAAGGCCCACCGGGGGCTTCAAATCGGTTTCGGAATACTGTCGCTGATGGCGCTCTGTGCTCTAGCTGCCCCCTTACTGGCACCGTACGACCCCTACGACCAAGTCCTGAGCCAACGGCTGATACCGCCGGTATGGACCGAGTTCGGTACCTGGGACCACCTGCTTGGCACTGACCACCTTGGTCGGGACTATCTCAGTCGACTGTTGTTCGGGACCAGAATTTCACTGTTGATCGGGCTGGGCGCCGCTGCCATTGGTGGTTGTATCGGCGTTTCCTTGGGGGTTCTGGCTGGATATTTCGGTGGAAAAGTCGATCAGGCTATCAATTTTATTCTCACTTGCAAACTGGCTCTACCGAATCTGTTGATCACCATGGCACTGGTGTTTCTTATCGGCCCTTCGGTAAAGGTGGTCATTTTCATCATCGGCGCCATGCACTGGACTTTTTTCCTCGTCGTATCGCGCGCAGCAACCTTGCGGGTCAAAGAGCTTGATTACATAGCCTCCGCTGAGGCAATCGGCTGCAACAAGTGGCAGATCATATGGCATGAGATTATTCCTAATTTGCTGAACCAGATCATCGTTGTCTTCACCCTCGAAGTCGGCGTTGCGATCCTGAGTGAATCAGCTCTGTCCTTCCTGGGGCTCGGTGTTCCTGCCCCCAATCCTTCATGGGGGCTGATGATCGCTGAAGGGAAAGCGGCAATGTTCTATCAACCCTGGCTGGTTATCATTCCAGGTATTGCGCTTTTTATTTTAGTGGTAAGTATCAATCTGCTCGGCGATGGTGCGCGTGACGTCACCGCACCGGAACACAGAAGTTAA
- a CDS encoding ABC transporter permease has product MLRFAIQRGVAALLVAITVSVATFILLNFSTDPAQTIAGEEADQAVVEAIRHEYGFDRPIIVQYGDWLGGVLSGDFGESYFWHQPVAKLIAKHAPVTIKLAFSAIMVTLIIAIPLGVAAALRPNSIIDRFALTVAVSAQAVPNFWLGVMMIILFAVMIPIFPVSGDETWLHFVLPAFVLGTSSVPAVMRLTRTGLLDVMSSDYIRTARAKGFRGTPLIMHHALRNAMLPIVSVIAVQLGSKLGGSVITEAVFALNGLGRLAIESIFGADIPTVQMLVFIFALTFVFLTFISDVLNAWVDPRIRLG; this is encoded by the coding sequence ATGTTGAGATTCGCAATTCAGCGTGGTGTCGCTGCTCTTCTGGTCGCCATCACGGTCTCCGTTGCCACCTTTATTCTGCTGAATTTTTCAACCGACCCGGCTCAGACGATTGCCGGGGAAGAGGCGGATCAGGCAGTTGTCGAAGCAATCCGCCATGAATACGGGTTTGACCGTCCTATCATCGTGCAGTATGGGGACTGGTTAGGCGGAGTTCTCTCCGGGGATTTCGGTGAAAGCTACTTCTGGCATCAGCCGGTTGCGAAGCTCATAGCAAAACATGCTCCAGTGACCATTAAACTTGCCTTCTCGGCGATAATGGTCACTCTTATCATCGCTATTCCGCTGGGTGTAGCCGCGGCCCTCCGGCCAAATTCAATCATTGATCGCTTTGCCCTGACCGTGGCTGTATCAGCGCAGGCGGTTCCGAATTTCTGGTTGGGGGTGATGATGATTATTTTGTTCGCGGTAATGATACCTATATTCCCCGTATCGGGCGACGAGACTTGGCTCCACTTTGTCCTTCCCGCATTCGTGCTCGGGACCAGTTCGGTTCCCGCGGTCATGCGTCTGACCAGGACCGGGCTGCTTGACGTCATGTCTTCCGATTATATTCGCACCGCCAGGGCCAAGGGTTTTCGCGGTACCCCCTTGATCATGCATCACGCGCTACGCAATGCGATGCTTCCGATCGTCAGTGTCATTGCCGTACAACTGGGAAGCAAGTTGGGTGGCTCGGTGATCACCGAAGCGGTATTCGCCCTTAATGGGCTGGGGCGTCTGGCCATCGAATCAATCTTTGGTGCGGACATTCCGACGGTGCAGATGCTTGTTTTTATATTTGCCCTGACGTTTGTATTCCTAACCTTTATATCAGATGTATTGAATGCCTGGGTCGATCCGCGCATTCGCCTTGGCTAA